From the genome of Bombus huntii isolate Logan2020A chromosome 14, iyBomHunt1.1, whole genome shotgun sequence, one region includes:
- the LOC126873432 gene encoding uncharacterized protein LOC126873432, which translates to MKYLGLTLDSHWTFGAHFERLAPSVEATANALGRLLPRLGGPDVGVRRLYAGVVRSRLLYGAPIWAEDLMTNRHNLLAIRSLHMTVTIRVVRGFRIISAAAAAVLAGFPPFELQALRCREIYLHIRGMSGRVGPAGADVRVRARWALLDRWRASLDTRAGAPGMRILGAVLPNWDV; encoded by the coding sequence ATGAAGTATCTAGGCCTGACCCTCGACAGCCACTGGACCTTCGGCGCTCACTTCGAGCGCCTGGCACCGTCTGTTGAGGCGACGGCGAACGCCTTAGGACGTTTGCTGCCTCGGCTGGGCGGACCCGACGTCGGAGTGCGTCGGCTGTACGCCGGCGTGGTGCGATCGAGGCTCCTCTACGGAGCTCCGATCTGGGCAGAGGATCTGATGACCAACCGTCACAATCTCCTAGCGATCAGGAGCCTGCACATGACGGTGACCATCAGGGTAGTGAGGGGCTTCCGCATCATTTCGGCGGCAGCAGCGGCGGTGCTCGCCGGGTTTCCCCCGTTCGAATTGCAGGCCTTGAGGTGTCGCGAGATTTATCTCCACATTCGGGGTATGTCGGGCAGGGTGGGCCCGGCGGGCGCAGACGTCAGGGTTCGGGCTCGGTGGGCTTTGCTCGACAGATGGCGCGCCAGCCTCGACACGAGAGCGGGTGCGCCGGGGATGAGGATCCTTGGGGCCGTCCTTCCAAACTGGGACGTTTGA